In Desulfoferula mesophila, the genomic window CGCACTGGACATCCAATACCTGGTCAACCCGTCCGGCTGCTTCGCCATTGGAGGGCCTGAAGCGGACACCGGCCTGACTGGCCGCAAGATCGTCGTGGACACCTATGGGGGGAGTTGCCCTCACGGTGGGGGAGCCTTCTCCGGCAAGGACCCGACCAAGGTGGACAGGTCGGGGGCATACATTTGCCGTTACATCGCCAAGAATTTGGTGGCGGCTGGCCTTGCCTCCAGATGCACGGTGCAGGTGTCCTATGCAATTGGGCAAGCGAATCCAACCTCCTTTTTTCTGAACTTCCATGGCACGGGCCAAGTGGAGGAGATGAAGGCCATGGAGACGATCCTGGACCTGGTTGACCTGACTCCAGCGGGGATTATCAAACGCCTGGATCTGAGACGGCCCATATACCGCCAGACCGCCGCATATGGGCACTTTGGCAGGCCTGGCTTTACCTGGGAGGAGACTGACTTGGTGGATTCGCTCAGCCAAATCGGCTGATTTTTAGGCTGACAAAAAGTTGACCGATTCGCCCCCTTGCCGATTCCAATTGCGGCTTCGGCGAGGGGGTTTTTGCTGGCGGCTAGTCCCGGCACAATTGGGGCACATTCGGGGGATAGGGTTAAATACTCTGGTTCTATGCGCCCAGTGTGTTGCCCCATGGCAAGTTGAGATAACTATATTAAATTATATATAAAAAAGGCTTTTTGTGGCTGACAAAAAGCAGACAGATAGGTGCAAGCGGAAATTGTTGTGCCCCCCCTCTCAAAGTCCCTCAAGCCTGCTCGTTTAGGGGTCTGGGTTGGCTGGAAGTAGGCTCTACGGACCGAGGGTTCTCCCCCCCGACAAAAGGCCTTTATGAATGATATTCAGCCAAGTTCAGCCCTCACAGCAGCCATGTAGTAGGACAACGACTTCGACCTCATCTTCAGGTCATTAGGATGGGCATGGGGACATTTGGCAAGGCCAGCCCGAAGTGCAGTCAAAACTAGTTCATCAGGTACTAACCTGACTATACGTCTTGCCTAACTTTGGACGTAAATTTGGACGTAACGAGCGATGCAGTAAGGTACATTTCGCTACAAAACGCTGCGATTTGGTGCGGCTAAGTGCTTGAAATTAGGCGGGGTGCGCATTATAAGATGGATTCGTAATCAGCAGGTCGTTGGTTCAATTCCTACCGCCGGCTCCATTAATATCAAGCGGTTACGGCTTATAGCCGTGACCGCTTTTTACTGCTAGCATCCAAATAGCATCCGGTGAGAGTCGTATTTTGGGGTGCTCAATGGGACAAAAACCTTTAAAAAGTTAAGATAAATTAACATTTTTTAGCATTTTCGCGGCACGACCTTTCAAAAACCGCTTGTCGAGCCGGAGAGTCACATCGTCTGGCACGATGGGCACTAACGGGCCACCGTGCCTTCTCCCATTACTCCCGACTGCGATGGGCCAAAATCCTAACCTTTCTCCATTACAGAATTAGGGGGAGGTTATTCCTTCGGTTTGGTCAACGAACCTCCAGAAAGTGTTACTATGGTCAGGCCATATCAAGCAGTAAAGACTAGTGAATCGGTGGGGACGTTTTCTCCTACCTGATGAGAGAGGGAAACTCATGTCAGTCTGGCTAGTGCGTGCAGGAGGACAGGGAGAGCGTCAAGATTTTGCCTTGGCCGAGAACAGAGTAGTTATCGGCTGGGACGAGATGCCAGACCTGGCGCAGTACAAGACCCGCGATGCCATGGTGAGGGCAACAGAGGAAGCCTATCCCAACGAGAAACCCAAGGCAATAATCAACTGGGTTGGCCAATTGTGGGCTTTTGCGCGGCGGATTGAGAAAGATGACCTGGTCGTATTGCCCCTTAAACGGCAGAACGCGATTGCCATGGGTAAGATCACGGGGGACTACGAGTATAAACCAGATAATCCTTCTGGCGCGAAGCACCTCCGCCCCGTAAAGTGGCTAGCCCCTGATATGCCACGAGACAACTTCGACCAAGACTTGCTCTATTCCTTCGGCGCCTTTATGACCGTATGTCAGATTAAGCGCAACAACGCCGAGACCCGCATTCGGGCGATCTTGGCCGGAAAGAAATCCCCATCACCTACTGCTATCACCGAAGATGATGTAACAAGCGATGTCACCGCCCCTCCGGACCTCGAGGACTACAGCCTAACCCAGATTCAGGCCTACATCGGCCAGAAGTTCGCGGGCCACAAGCTGGCCGAGTTAATTGGGGCGATCTTGGATGCTCAGGGATACCAGACTGAGGTTGCATCGCCCGGTCCTGACGGCGGGGTAGACATCATAGCCGGTAGAGGGCCCATGGGGTTCGATGAGCCTCGCTTGGTCGTCCAGGTCAAGTCCGGGGCGAGTACGCAGGGAATAGAGGTGATGGACCGGCTGCGTGGTACCATGGTGACCTTCAAGGCCCAGCATGGCTTATTCGTGGCTTGGGGAGGGGTGAAACACACGGTTAAGACCGAGGCGCGTCGCCACTACTTCGATGTTCGGGTGTGGGACGCCGGAGACGTGGTCCAGCAGGTGCTCAGGCACTACGATGCCTTCCCGGAAGATCTCAAGGCCGACTTGCCCTTGAAGCGGATTTGGACCCTGGTGCAGGAGGGCGAGGAATAAGCATCAGCTTCGAGCGGGTGCCTTAGCCAGATGGAGGGGACTGTGAGCGTATCCTCGATTGCGCCAGATGTGATCGGCAAACTGCGAGAGGGCCTCGTGGCGTTCCAAAAAGATCCCGAGGCCAAAGACATGCTGGGATCCAGAGACGAAGTCTTAGCTCGTTTCCAGCCAACTTTCGACAAGAGCCATTTACCCGGCCTGACCGAGGATGAATTCAGGTCTTTCCTGCTTTTCGAAAACAACCGCCACTGGAGTGGTCTTCACCGTCAATCTACTCGCATATGCGAGGACATGCCCAAGCTACGTTCCGTTTTGATCGAACTTGTCGATGAGAGTCTGCCGCTGAAAGATCGGCTGAATGACGCCGAATCCGAGATAAAGGGAATGGGCAAGGCCATCATAACGGCGATTCTGACCGTGGCTTACCCAGATCGGTACGGGGTGTGGAACCGGCAATCGGAAGCAACGATGACTCATTTGGGGATATTCCCAAGCTTTGAAAGGGGGGAATCCTTCGGTAGCCGTTACATAAAGGTCAATGGAATCCTGGCGACCATCAGGGAAGATCTGGGTGTCGATTTCTGGACTTTGGATGGCCTCTGGTGGCATTTAACTAAAGACAGCCCTGGCACGGATGGCGAACCTGAAGGCGGACCCGATGAGGGACAATCTTCGGAGGGCGGAGTGGCCGATGGGCCTACCTTTGGTTTAGAGCGTCACCTACATGAGTTCATGCGAGACAACTGGGATCAATTGGATTTGGCCAAGGAGTGGGCTATCTACTCTGAGCCAGGCGACGAGGAGGCCGGTTACGAATACGTCTGCGGGGTGGGCAGGATCGATCTCCTGGCTCACCACAAGTCGCAACCCCGATGGTTGGTGATAGAGTTGAAGCGCAACCAGACTAGCGACCAAACCGTAGGGCAAGTATTGCGCTACGTGGGATGGATAAGGCGACATAAAGCGGCAGCAGACGAGAAAGTCGAAGGACTTATTGTTGCACACCAGGCTGATGACCCCATTAGGTATGCACTTTCCGCAGTTCCAGAGATAACTTTGAAATTATATGAGGTTTCATTTCGCTTGAAGGAACCAAGTGATTAGCGTCAGCCGAGTGCTTTTATTTTTTGAAAACTAGTCCTTTGGACCACCGTGGCACGACCTGTCAGAAACCGCGTGTCGAGCCTCAGACACACATCAACCGTCACGACGGGGCCCCCTTGGGGGCATCGGGCCTTCTTGCCGTGGCGAACCCACCCTGAGCGACCGTCTGCTCCGACCGCAGCAGATTGGCTACTGAGCTACCCCCACCTCCGACTCGGGCCGCCGTCACCACCGCGCGCAGCCGTCGCGGCCTGCTGTAGTTCTGGCGCCAACGATGATTCTCGGCGCTTGCTTCAGCCACCGGAACTGCGCCTGTCATGAAACCAGCTCCACGGCCAGGCTTACATAATCTGGGGAAGCTTATGCGAATTATCGCGGCAGCGCCCGCTGACTCGCATAAGCTAGATTATGTAGAACCTGGCCGGCTGGTTTCCCGCCAGGCGACAGGACCTTGCTCATGATTGGATCATTATGCTATTCAGTCTGTTGATATCCGAATATACTGCCTAACAAAAAATAGTTTGACCCTAGGGAAGCTAGAATTATGCGCGGTGATTTTGGGCTTTAATACAGATTTTTGGGGCAATAGAGCACGTAGGTTACATCTCCAAACGAGACAGAACAAACAATGTCTTTCAAAGAAGCTACTGCACGCATAAAAATTAATAAACTACTTGAAGCTGCAGGCTGGCGTTTTTTTTCGGAAGGCGGCAAGCCCGCCAACATACGGCTAGAACCCAGTGTCACCCTCAAATCCTCTGACCTAGACGCCCTCGGTAAAAACTTTGAAAAGACCAAAAAGGGCTTCATAGACTTCCTGCTTCTCGATGCCAAGGGCTTTCCGCTCTTGGTTCTTGAAGCAAAGTCAGATGTAAATGGCGGTCCAAAAGCGAGACGATTTTAGTGGCGGTTGAAAACCGTGACACATTGATTCAGTTTTCTTCAGGTGTTTTGGTGCGATGGAGGCCATGGTGGCTTCCAGGCCAGGACTCTCTGGAGGAGCGGAAGGGGTGTACACGGACATGGATCAATGGGCCCGGATCAGACTTGAGTTGCGCGATGGCCAGGCGAGCAAGCGCGAGTTAATGCGTAGAGAGGGCATCCATTGGGATACCCTGCAAAAGATTCAGAATTTTCCCGAGCCTCCCGGATACCGGCTCAGCACCCCCCGAGCCAAGCCCAAGCTTGGCCCCTACCTTGAGTTGATCGCCCGGATCATAAAAGAGGACAAAAAGGTTCCCAAGAAGCAAAGGCACACGGCCACGCGCATATATCACCGCATCAAGGAGGCGGGTTATCAGGGCAAGTACACCCAGGTAAAGGAGGCGGTGCGCGCAATCAAGCGCGTGAGCCAGGAGGTGTACATGCCCCTGGTCCATCGTCCCGGCGAGGCGCAGGTGGACTTTGGCTATGCCCTGGCCAAGGTTTCCGGGGAGCTTCGCAAGATAGCGCTTTTTATCATGGCCTTGCCGTACTCCGATGCCTTTTTCGTGGCGGCCTTCGACAAGGAGTGCAGCGAGAGCTACTGGGAAGGGCATGCCAGGGCGTTCGAGTTTTTCGGTGGGGTGCCCCACCGGATCAGTTACGACAATAGCAAGGTCCTGGTTTCCAAGATCATAGGGCCTCATGAGCGCAAGCTGACCGATGGTTTTCTCAAGCTGCAGAGCCATTACCTTTTTCGGGAGCATTTTTGTCGGGTGCGGCGTCCAAACGAGAAGGGCGTGGTGGAAGGGGTGGTCAAGTACGCCCGGCAGAATTTTTTGGTGCCAGTGCCCCAGGTGAAGGACCTGGCCGAGCTCAATGCCATGCTTTTAAGGCAGTGCCGCGACGACATGAAGCGCCGTTTGCGTGGCAAGGGCGGTAGCAAGGCCGAGGTTTTGCAGGAAGACCAGACAGCCTTTGTCCCCCTGCCTCCCTCCCGCTTCGATGCCTGCCGCAAACAGCCTACCCGGGCCAATTCATTGTCCCTGGTCCGCTTCGACGACAATGACTACTCGGTGCCGGTGGCTTGTGCCCACCATGAAATTGTGGCCAAGGGCTATGTGGATCGGGTGGTGCTCTGCCACCATGACGTGGTGGTGGCCCGCCACTCCCGATCCTGGGGCAAGGAAGGGGTGTTTTTCGACTACCGGCATTATCTGCCCTTGCTGGAGCGCAAGCCTGGCTCCCTGGACCACGCCCGCCCCCTGGCTGACCTAGATCTGTCTGAGTGCTTTGAGGTCTTGAGGCGGCGGCTGGTGGCCGGGGAAGACATGCCTGGCCAGGGCACCCGTAAATACATAAAGGTCCTACGTTTGCTGGAGGACCACTCCATGGCCAGACTGAAGCGGGCGGTGGAGCAGGCATTGTACGCGGGAGCCTATGCCCCGGAGGCCATTGTCCACCTGCTGGAGCCGCCATCATCAGGGCCCGCGGCCACCTTCCTGCTGGACGGTCGTGAGCACCTGGGCCGAGTGAGCGTGGCCGGGCCCGATATCACAGTCTATGACTCCCTCCTCGCGCAGGGAGGGGCGCTGTCATGAAGGACCAGGACAAACCCACCGTGCTCTTGGAGTACCACCTCAAAAAGCTGAAGCTGCCCACCATTCTCCGGGAATACGCGGCCATGGCCAAGGTCTGCAGCCAAGACCGCTCCGATTACATGACCTACCTGCTGCGCCTGACCGAGCGGGAGCTTCTGGACCGCGAGAAGCGGGCAGCCGAAAGGCGCATCAAGCAAGCCGCCTTTCCGGTGATCAAGACCATGGACACCTTTGATTTCAAGGCACAGCCCTCCATCAATCAGCAGTTGGTCAGGGAGCTGATGAGGGGCGAGTACATCGCCAAAAAGGAAAACGTGCTCCTGATCGGAAACTCCGGCACCGGCAAGACCCAGCTGGCCAGCGCCATGGCCTTTGCGGCCTGCGCCCAGGGAAGCAAGGTGAAATTCTACAGCGCCACCGCCCTGGTCACAGAGCTCATGGAATGCCGCGAGGAAAGACGTCTGCAACGCCTGCAGAAACAGCTCCAGCGCCTACACCTGCTGGTCATCGATGAACTGGGCTATGTGCCCTTCTCCAAGATAGGCGCTCAAATGCTATTCGAGGTGGTGGGTAGGGCATATGAACAACAAAGCCTCATGATCACCACCAATCTCCCTTTCCAGCAATGGACGGAGGTCTTCGGCTCCGAAAGACTCACCGGTGCACTGCTGGACAGACTGACCCATAGGTGCCACATCATCGAGGCCAATGGAGAAAGCTACCGGCTCCGCCAAGCCAAAAGACGATCCCAGGCAAAGCCCAAAACCAACTAAGGCAAGATCATGATTGACAGCATGAACAACAGGACTATATCTCTAAAACAAGTGTCACGGTTTTAGACCGCCAACTGTCCCGCACTTACTCCGCCATTCACACATGGAAAAGTCGAGAAGGATGGCGTCAAGAGGCAAGGGGAAGGTGAAGACCGCCTCTATGTTAGTGTCCCCCTTGTTAACGTAAGTCTGGACCACTGTGACCCGCCCCAGCAGGTCCCGTAGCGTGGCATCGACCGCGACCGACTCCAAAATCGGTTCATCAACATAAAGTGCCAGATCATTGTCCCGAAAATTGCGCCCTCTCATTTGTTCCCCTCATCCGTTTTTATGGAACGATAAGCCTCCATGGTCTTACGGAAGAGCTCCCTCACCTCTTCCGGGCCGAGTCCCGCCCGGCCTGGTTGGATGTGCAGTTCGACGCCATCGGCAATATTCAGATGGCTCCAGACCTCCACCGCCCCCTCTCTCCTTGGTCTCGGCGGTGGGGCGCTTTCCTCGCCCTCCCTGAGGAGCTCCGAAATGCGCTCGAGCGACAGTCCGGCCTTCTTCCATTTTCTTATGGTCAAAAGCTGGGACAGGTGGTCCTGGGTGTAGTGGGCTCCCTTGCCGCTGCCTAGGGGCCTGTCAACCAGCTCACGCTGGATATAGAAGCGGACGGTTCTCTTGCTCATGCCGGTAAGGGTGCAGAGCTCATCAAGGGAAAATTCTTTAGGTTCAAGTTTCATGACAGTTATTCTATACATTAAAACTGTCATCGTCAAGGGGGTAATATTTTACAGTAAATTGATAGATGATCAGCAGGTCTTAAATGTTTTTACTTAAAATAATCAATGATAATCAATTAGTTATTATTGTTAAAGTGTGGCCATGGCAATAAAAGTAAGCAAGAGGTAAGCTGGAAAGCAGCAGAACCACCTTCCCGTCGAATATTAGATCAATTACTTTAACATTCAGATGTGCTCCCGCGGTCTCGCCTGGCAGCGGGGTTGGGCCGCGGCCTTGTCCTATGGATCCGTCGGCGTTCTGAGGTACTGCGGCCACTGGACAGGGGACGGACCGTCACTCGTCCGGTCTCTGTTGTCTTGGGCCCCTCTTCTATGAAGTCGACGTGATCTACCTCGTGGGGTTCAACTGCCTGGTTTATTGCCGCCCGGAACTGGGTAAACTCCCTCCGCTGGGATTCCACAGGAGACAGCCAAGACCAATCACCCCATGGGGGTTTAGCAGAGGCCTGAGCCAATACCAGTAACCGCCGGGCCTTCTTGCCAGCAAAACTCAAGGGGCGAGTCACACGGGCAAGCGGTGCGCCCACGATCTCTTTCCACCGGAAGAATAGGACCTGCATAGCCCCAGTGAGCTCGTCATCGCTAGGGCGGTTCTTGGTCTCATAATCCCATGGGCGATAGCTGGGGCCACCTGTGGGGCCGATCGGGTAGGCACTAGGGCTCTCCGACCATTCGTATTCTTCATTCGGGATGCCTACCACCAATCGATAACAACCATTTCTCCTAGCCCATTCGATCATGGACTGCCACCTCAGCATTTTGTCTTGGTCGTTAGTGAAGTAGGCGCCAGCCAGTATCAAAGGCACCGGTGGTGTGGAGGGAGTACAAGTATGGGACTCAGCGTACTCTTTGAGCCGCTGGAAAACGGCATCCCAGGCCACCGCCTTGGGGTACATGCGGATCATTTAATATTACCCCTGTCTTTATTTCCAAGTTCCTTCCAGGCCTTATCAACGTAGCGCATTACCATCTCCCTTAGTTCATCTTTGTTTCTTGCCGTGGGTGGCTCTGCTGAGCCAGGCCCCTTCCCCTCATTTCCCAGATCTTTCCGTGGCGAAGGGTCTCCTAGGCAAACTACGAAAAGCTTATCCAACTGTATGTCGTCAAAGCGTTTGGGACAAGAATTGGTTTTTGCTAATGGAGACATTCCCGGTAGACCTCGGGTTTAATAATCTCTTCGTTTAAGGGCTTCAGTCCCAGGTTTTGGCGCCTCCTGCGCCGCATAGTCTGTTCCTTGACCAGGTTTCTGGCTGTGATGATATCCCTGACCCTGCCGTGATACACGTCAGCGGGTGTCAGGTTGTCCAGGGACTCGTGCACCCGACGGTGGTTGTAATAATCCACGAAGCGGCCTATCTGGTGCTCTAGTTCCCAGGGCAGGTAGTAGTTCTCAAGGTTGATCCGATTTTTCAATGTCCGGTGGTATCGCTCGATCTTGCCCTGAGTCATGGGGTGGTAGGGCTTGCCCCTGGTGTGTCTGATGCCATGCTGGTCCAGGTACTGCTTCAGGTCCCCGGCCAGGTAGCAGGGCCCGTTGTCCGATAGCAGCCGCGGCCGGTGCCGGACCTTGACCCCGGTAATCCCGGTCTTGGTGATGGCCAAGTCCAGAGTGTTCTTCACGTCCTCCGCCGACATGGTGCTGGTCAGAAGCCAGGCGATGATATAGCGGCTGTAGTCATCCAGGATCGTGGACAGGTAGTACCAGCCCCAGCCGATGATCTTGAAATAGGTGAAGTCGGTCTGCCAAAGCTGGTGCACCCGTTTGGTCTTGTGCCTATACTCATCGGCGGCCGTGAGCACGATATAGGCCGGACTGGCCACCAGGTCATAGTCCCTCAAGATGCGATAGACGCTGGACTCGCTGATGAAGGCCCCCTGGCTGTCGGTGATGTGCCAGGCCAGCTCTCGGGGGGTGAGCTCAGGCATCTGCTTGGCCTCTGAAACAATATGCTTCTTCTCGCTCTCAGGGATCTTGTTCCAGAATCTCCTGGCATGGGGAGGCTGGCTGGCCAGGCCATCGTAGCCATAATCCAGATATCGTCGATACCAGCGGTAGAAGGAGCTGCGCGGCACGTCCATCTCGCGCAGCGTCTGCTTCACCGGCAGGGACGACCCCTCCACCAGCCGGATGATCTCCATCTTCTCAGCTTGGCTGAAGCGCATCACTGATCCAGATCTTCGCCCGTGCCAGCCAAGCTTTTTTTAAGCACCACGTTCTTCAGGGACAGATCAGCCACCAGTTCCTTGAGCTGGCTGTTTTCCAGACGCAAGGACCGCACCTCGCCGCTGGTGGCCTGACGCTTGGTGTCGCCCATCAGGCGCCGCTTGCCAGCCTCCAGAAACTCCTTGCTCCAGCTGTAGTAGAGATTGGGGGCTATGCCCTCTCGGCGACAGAGTTCGGCGATGCTCTCCTCGCCCCTAAGACCCTCCAAGACGATCCGGATCTTCTCCTCCGCCGAGTACTTCCTTCGGGTTTTACGCCTGATCTCCCGGACCTTGTCTTCCACTGCTTCACTCTGGCTCATGGCTCACTCCTTTGGGTGCCGATTCTACCCAGGAGTATCCATTAGCTAAAACAACAAATCTGTCTCAGGGGCTCTGACACCAAACAAGGGAGAGATGAAATCAAGGTCAGCATACTATAACAAGATAAGCTAATTGAAAATATTGCAGATCTATGTTCCCTGGAAAGGCCGGTCATGGCAAGCTATGGCCCCTATTGCCCGATTGTCCAGGGTAGGCCTAATATTGAAAGTTCTGTTAAACTGATTATGTTCTAGGAAAAACATATATTAGCATAAGACATCCGACGAATAAGGAAATTACAAAAAATGAGCCTATACAGCAAGATACAAAAAGCGGCCATATTCGCCATGCTCACAATCATTGGCACTGGTTGTTCGGTGTTTGGGGTTCATGACTATGAGTCACCCGGCTACAAAGTCATCCAGCAAGATGGTGACAAGGAGATCAGGTATTACAAGCCCTTTATCGTTGCCAAGACCACAGTAAAAGGCGATTTTAAAGAGGCACAGAGCTCCGCCTTCAGGATACTTGCGGACTATATTTTTGGGAACAATATAAAGAAGCAGAAGATCGCCATGACTGGCCCGCTAGTGCAAAAAAAGGATGCGCAAAATGAAAAGATTGCCATGACCGGCCCTGTGGTGCAAAGCGGTAGTGGGGATGAATGGGTGATGACTTTCATGATGCCTTCCACTTACGCCATGGAGGAGTTGCCCACACCAAAGGATAAACGGGTAAGCTTCGAGAAAATCCCTGCCAGGTATGTGGCGATCATCCGCTATGGCTGGTACGGCAGCTTGGAGCGTAACCAGGATAAGGCCAAAGAACTACTGGATTGGCTTGCCAAAAACAAAGATTTTAAGGTTGTCTCCCCACCTATGTATGCTGGCTATGATCCTCCGTGGACCATTCCATTCTTCCGGCACAACGAGATGATGGTCGAGTTGCAAAAAAATTAAACCTGCCAATGGGCCGCCAAGCAGACGGATTTATCATGAAGCGTTAAACGAACTCTGGCCTACACCGGAGCGGTTTGTTAAAAACGCCAGGACACGCCCAAGCGGACCAGGGGACCGTTTTCCACATCCACCCGGTCTTGGTCGCGGTCATCCCAATCGTTGCCTTCAAACCAGAGGCGGTCAAAAGCATAGGCTCCTGAAAAATCCACCACGAAGCCTTTGGGCAGACGGAACTTGAGCCCCAGTTTGACCTCCTTTTGGTAAAAGAAAAAACGGTCCTTGCTGTCTTGGCGTTCATACAAAAAATAGCGCTGGTGCGTCCAGTCGAAGCCCGTGTAGACTTCCATCCATTTCAATACGCTGTAGCCGGCGTAACTTATAATGGTGCGGGGGTAGATATAGAGTCCTCTTAGGGTGGTTTCCGGGGTGGGCTTCCAATAGGCGCTGGCCAGCGGCAAGCCCAAAAGCAATTGCAGGTTATTGTCCGGTTGATAGGCATAGGCCACACCCGGAATTGGGTAATCTGC contains:
- a CDS encoding restriction endonuclease; the encoded protein is MAENRVVIGWDEMPDLAQYKTRDAMVRATEEAYPNEKPKAIINWVGQLWAFARRIEKDDLVVLPLKRQNAIAMGKITGDYEYKPDNPSGAKHLRPVKWLAPDMPRDNFDQDLLYSFGAFMTVCQIKRNNAETRIRAILAGKKSPSPTAITEDDVTSDVTAPPDLEDYSLTQIQAYIGQKFAGHKLAELIGAILDAQGYQTEVASPGPDGGVDIIAGRGPMGFDEPRLVVQVKSGASTQGIEVMDRLRGTMVTFKAQHGLFVAWGGVKHTVKTEARRHYFDVRVWDAGDVVQQVLRHYDAFPEDLKADLPLKRIWTLVQEGEE
- a CDS encoding endonuclease NucS domain-containing protein, coding for MSVSSIAPDVIGKLREGLVAFQKDPEAKDMLGSRDEVLARFQPTFDKSHLPGLTEDEFRSFLLFENNRHWSGLHRQSTRICEDMPKLRSVLIELVDESLPLKDRLNDAESEIKGMGKAIITAILTVAYPDRYGVWNRQSEATMTHLGIFPSFERGESFGSRYIKVNGILATIREDLGVDFWTLDGLWWHLTKDSPGTDGEPEGGPDEGQSSEGGVADGPTFGLERHLHEFMRDNWDQLDLAKEWAIYSEPGDEEAGYEYVCGVGRIDLLAHHKSQPRWLVIELKRNQTSDQTVGQVLRYVGWIRRHKAAADEKVEGLIVAHQADDPIRYALSAVPEITLKLYEVSFRLKEPSD
- the istA gene encoding IS21 family transposase — translated: MDQWARIRLELRDGQASKRELMRREGIHWDTLQKIQNFPEPPGYRLSTPRAKPKLGPYLELIARIIKEDKKVPKKQRHTATRIYHRIKEAGYQGKYTQVKEAVRAIKRVSQEVYMPLVHRPGEAQVDFGYALAKVSGELRKIALFIMALPYSDAFFVAAFDKECSESYWEGHARAFEFFGGVPHRISYDNSKVLVSKIIGPHERKLTDGFLKLQSHYLFREHFCRVRRPNEKGVVEGVVKYARQNFLVPVPQVKDLAELNAMLLRQCRDDMKRRLRGKGGSKAEVLQEDQTAFVPLPPSRFDACRKQPTRANSLSLVRFDDNDYSVPVACAHHEIVAKGYVDRVVLCHHDVVVARHSRSWGKEGVFFDYRHYLPLLERKPGSLDHARPLADLDLSECFEVLRRRLVAGEDMPGQGTRKYIKVLRLLEDHSMARLKRAVEQALYAGAYAPEAIVHLLEPPSSGPAATFLLDGREHLGRVSVAGPDITVYDSLLAQGGALS
- the istB gene encoding IS21-like element helper ATPase IstB encodes the protein MKDQDKPTVLLEYHLKKLKLPTILREYAAMAKVCSQDRSDYMTYLLRLTERELLDREKRAAERRIKQAAFPVIKTMDTFDFKAQPSINQQLVRELMRGEYIAKKENVLLIGNSGTGKTQLASAMAFAACAQGSKVKFYSATALVTELMECREERRLQRLQKQLQRLHLLVIDELGYVPFSKIGAQMLFEVVGRAYEQQSLMITTNLPFQQWTEVFGSERLTGALLDRLTHRCHIIEANGESYRLRQAKRRSQAKPKTN
- a CDS encoding VIT domain-containing protein, which translates into the protein MRGRNFRDNDLALYVDEPILESVAVDATLRDLLGRVTVVQTYVNKGDTNIEAVFTFPLPLDAILLDFSMCEWRSKCGTVGGLKP
- a CDS encoding helix-turn-helix domain-containing protein, giving the protein MKLEPKEFSLDELCTLTGMSKRTVRFYIQRELVDRPLGSGKGAHYTQDHLSQLLTIRKWKKAGLSLERISELLREGEESAPPPRPRREGAVEVWSHLNIADGVELHIQPGRAGLGPEEVRELFRKTMEAYRSIKTDEGNK
- a CDS encoding SOUL family heme-binding protein, with protein sequence MSLYSKIQKAAIFAMLTIIGTGCSVFGVHDYESPGYKVIQQDGDKEIRYYKPFIVAKTTVKGDFKEAQSSAFRILADYIFGNNIKKQKIAMTGPLVQKKDAQNEKIAMTGPVVQSGSGDEWVMTFMMPSTYAMEELPTPKDKRVSFEKIPARYVAIIRYGWYGSLERNQDKAKELLDWLAKNKDFKVVSPPMYAGYDPPWTIPFFRHNEMMVELQKN